One Dama dama isolate Ldn47 chromosome 16, ASM3311817v1, whole genome shotgun sequence DNA window includes the following coding sequences:
- the RGS3 gene encoding regulator of G-protein signaling 3 isoform X8 — MLRGMYLTRNGNLQRRHTMKEAKDMKNKLGIFRRRNESPGAQPTGKTDKVMKSFKPTSEEALKWGESLEKLLVHKYGLAVFQAFLRTEFSEENLEFWLACEDFKKVKSQSKMAAKAKKIFAEYIAIQACKEVNLDSYTREHTKDNLQSVTRGCFDLAQKRIFGLMEKDSYPRFLRSDLYLDLINQKKMSPPL, encoded by the exons ATGCTCCGAGGCATGTACCTCACTCGGAATGGGAACCTCCAGAGGCGGCACACCATGAAGGA AGCCAAGgacatgaagaacaagctgggcATCTTTAGGCGGCGGAACGAATCCCCTGGGGCCCAGCCAACAGGCAAGACAGACAAAGTGATGAAGTCATTCAA GCCCACTTCAGAGGAAGCACTCAAATGGGGCGAGTCTTTGGAGAAGCTGCTGGTCCACAAGT ATGGTCTAGCGGTGTTCCAGGCCTTCCTCCGCACTGAATTTAGTGAGGAGAACCTGGAATTCTGGCTGGCATGCGAGGACTTCAAGAAGGTCAAGTCACAGTCCAAGATGGCGGCCAAGGCCAAGAAGATCTTTGCTGAGTACATCGCCATTCAGGCGTGCAAGGAG GTAAACCTGGACTCATACACGCGGGAGCACACCAAGGACAACCTTCAGAGCGTCACTCGGGGCTGCTTCGACCTGGCCCAGAAGCGCATCTTTGGGCTCATGGAGAAGGACTCGTACCCGCGCTTCCTCCGCTCGGACCTCTACCTGGACCTCATTAACCAGAAGAAGATGAGTCCCCCGCTTTAG